The Bacteroidota bacterium DNA window CAAGCCGCCTTCATCTGCGCGACGCGGTGGGCGCGGCGGAAGGTGGTCACGGTCCACACGAGCGAGATCGACTTCCGCCACGCCGTCCCCGAGGGGTCGATCGTCGAGCTCGTCGCGGCCGTCGTCAAGACGGGCCGGAGCTCGATGACGGTCCGCGTCGAGCTGTTCGTCGAGCCGATGGACCGCGACGACCGGTTGCTCGCGACGTCGGGCGAGTTCGTCCTCGTCGCGCTCGACAGCCTCGGCCAGCCAGCGGTCGTGGCTCCCCTCGCAGCTCCCGAGGTCGCGTCGTGAGCAGCGTCCGCCCTTCTTCCCACCTTCGCCGCCATGCTATTTCTTTCCTCAGCCCTCTCCGGTTCGGAGGGAAACGACGCCCAGCCGGAGTCCTGGAGCGAGCTCTCGCAGCTCAGACAAGTCATCCTCGACAGCATGCCCGTCACGAGGCACCTGGACTTCTCGCTGTTCCGCGACGCCGCCCACTGCCTCGTCGCCACGGCTCCGCTGGCGGTCAACGCCAACCACCAGCAGACCGCTTTCGGGGGTAGCCTAAGCATGCTGGCGACGATTGCCGGCTGGGCCATGATGCAGCTCGTGCTCCGCGAGCGCGGCTGCGAGGCGAGGGTCGTCATCCAAAAGAGCCGCATCT harbors:
- a CDS encoding acyl-CoA thioesterase; this encodes MSDARPADVTLMVFTVFPGDTNHYHTLFGGTAMAWMDQAAFICATRWARRKVVTVHTSEIDFRHAVPEGSIVELVAAVVKTGRSSMTVRVELFVEPMDRDDRLLATSGEFVLVALDSLGQPAVVAPLAAPEVAS
- a CDS encoding YiiD C-terminal domain-containing protein, with protein sequence MLFLSSALSGSEGNDAQPESWSELSQLRQVILDSMPVTRHLDFSLFRDAAHCLVATAPLAVNANHQQTAFGGSLSMLATIAGWAMMQLVLRERGCEARVVIQKSRISYRAPVCSDLVLRCGWPSDEKRAGFFDALERWCRARLPLRCTMDVSGEQAFVFDASYVAIAERSDTR